DNA sequence from the Ovis canadensis isolate MfBH-ARS-UI-01 breed Bighorn chromosome 2, ARS-UI_OviCan_v2, whole genome shotgun sequence genome:
CAGACTATGGAAATGCTATTACACAAAAAACAAGtgtgagcaattttcttatttgagttcaaaatgagtCACAAAAAGAGCAgtcaacttgcaacatcaacaatgcatttggcccaggaactgctcaTGAACATACAGTACAGTGGTAGTTCAACAAGTTTtgaaaaggagacaagagccttgaagatgagaagTATAGTGGCTGACCATCGCAAGTTGACAAAGACCAACTGAGAGCCatcatcgaagctgatcctcttacaactataaGAGAAGTTGCCCAAGTACTCAACGTCGACCATTCTACACTTGCTCCGtgtttgaagcaaactggaaaggtaaAAAGGCTTAATAAGtgagtgggtgcctcatgagctgactgcaaTCAAAAagaatcatcattttgaagtgttgtcaTCTCTTATTACACATGTTAACAACTCAACATTTCTCAGATTGTGACATGCAATGAAAAGTGGGTTTTGTATGACAACCAGCAATGAATAGCTCAGTGGCTGGGctgagaagctccaaagcacttcccaaagacAACATTGCACCAGAAAATGGTCACAGCCACCGTTTGGTGGTCTGCAGCCcactgatccactacagctttctgaatcctggcgaaaccattacatctgagaattaTGCTTAGCAAATCGATGAGCTATACCGAAAAGTGCAACCCCTGCAGCTGACACTGGTTAACAGAATGACCCCAATTCTTCTCCACACTAACGTCTAACCGCATGTTGCACAACCAACACTTTAATTGAATGAACAacttgggctacaaagttttgcctcatcttccatattcacctgacctatcgccaaccaactaccacttcttcaagcatctgaacaactttttttaagggaaaacaaTTCCACAACCAGCAGTAGGCAGAAACTACTTTCAAGAGGTTCATCGACTCTCAAAGAATAGATTTTTACacatgaataaacaaacatttctcaccCGGAAAAATGTGTTGActataatggttcctattttgattaataaagatgtgtttaaaCCTAGTTTATTCatacaatgatttaaaattcaaggtctgaaaccacaattacttttgcaccaacctactATTTAACCATaaggaatgaagtactaataCTTGTGAACTTTGAAAACACTATGCTCGGTTAAAGAAACAAATCACGAAAGACTATACAGGTTATAAGAACCCACCTTTTATGAAATGTCCACAATAGGAGAGACAAAATTAATAGTTGCCTTGGGGATGGAAATGCAGTGACTGATGAATGAGTAGAGAGGTTGTTccgttttttaaaagaataaaaaacgtTCTAAAATTAGGTCTTGGTGAAGGCTGTAGTACTTTGTACTAAAAAACCACTTGTGTGCTTTCGGTGGgcaaattttatggtatgtggcTGTACCTCAATAAAGCAGTTTCAACTCTTCATCTTACAAAAATGCAAATTACtaatagtttttgtttttcttgaactggttaaatgttttaaaagatcaAACAAAACTAGTAATAAATCAAGGACTTTTAAGAACACTGAAGTCTTCAGTAGCCTGCAAACTCCAATCTCAGAAATTCTAATAGAACACCGTTTTCACTCTTAACATactccattttttatttattcacagtTTTGCCTATCGATGAAGGTTTATGAATGGGTTTCAGAAGAGTTTGTAAATTCTGAAATGATATACAAAATTTTCCATACGTATTTTTAGAGGGAAAAGAATCTCGGTTTTCATAAGAATCCAAGAAATGCCCTTAACCTGAAATGTCTGTGTATTAAAAGCTGATGGGaagaacaagttaaaaaaaaaaattgatcacaACTGCTTTGGATATCAAAATCAAAATACTGTTAACCACAAATCTGCAAGATTTTGGGGGGTAAATGTTTAGATTTGAACATCTAGGGTTTGGAAATGGCAGCCAGGAAACCAGTCACTTATTTGGTAGATATAAAAGACAAGCTAGAAAAGTAGAGTTCAAAGAATAAAGAGGTGTAATACACCATAACAGtacaaaataagtaagtaaacttCTCTGTGGAATTAAAAACCAACCTTTTAAGTTACTCTTGACTGTAGGGGAAAGGAAGTTAAGGCATCATATAAAATGAGCTTttaaagcaagaatacttgaaatGCAAACTTTTGGAGTTGTACTGTTTCGTCATTTACTCATTCGCAATTTAACATCTCTGTCTTTACCTGCTGCTCATGATACATTCTGAGAGCCTTTTTTACGTTAGACACTTTTGGAGAACGGATAGGAAGCgtttttatttcagatgctgtaAGGGTACTCAAATCGCcaattgtttttatattcttgGCTCTAATGAGCTGTCCCAGTCCTCTTGCCCTAAAGAGATAAGAGAAACAGGGAAAATGTCacaaagttttatattttctatttataaggGCCTATCCAATTGAATTTCCTGATTTAAACTCAATCATAACAAAATTTACATAGACACACCTATCCTACAGAGAACAGACAtgtgcatttaaaacaaaatttgaatcTGATGTATATGCCTGGCTCAAGCAAGATCAACTGTTCAATACTTCTATTACTGCCCTATCTCAACCATCTTCCCAGCtgcattttcatttacttctaaaataaaatgtgtcaaagTATGGATAAATCAATTATAAACATGAGAACCCTGATCATTTAAACATCCCTGTTAATAAAGTGGCATCTCTAGGTATAGGCCAGAGATCAAAAACCACTTACCACATGTTGGATGTAATCTGAGGTAAAATGATTTCAACTGGTGCTACACAGTTCACCAAAGCCGGGTAAACACTTTCTGTTGGGCATGGCACAGATTCCTTAGCCATTTCTGCAATCTTAGAATAAATTTCAAAAGCTGTTAAACGGAGGTCACCTAACTGaacatgaaaatataaagttGCATGAAAACTAAAGCACTTCTTACTAAACACTTCTTTGAGCTCTTAAATTTAGAGCTACGTGATCCTGGGGACAGAAATCCTTTGGCTGAAGTGGTATTATGCTagacagaagaaaggagaaaaaaaactcAGAACCCTAGATTTACAAGTTTATTTTTACAACTGACAGACTGCAGTCATATCTTACAATTTtcagaaaatgtaaaatgtaataaTACTACTACTGGATCAATTACTGGCTGGCTCATCAATgcttcttaccacctcttctcttCATGTCTGCTTACCAAGTAAGCagacaaaaggaaaatatatccaaACGAAGTacgttttgtttcttaaaaagacaAATTACCCAATGCAATTCTGTGTTTGCGTATGTACTTTTTAAAGCCTACAGCTTACCTTAGATTGCACAGTAGGTGAAGTTCTAACACTTTTTACCATGAGAGAACTATTTGAAGAATGGCACCTAACAATAGAGCATCGCCTATCAATGTCATCTGCCAATCCTGCTTGGTATATAGGATCTGCAAAGGAGACACGGCGAACCTGAAAACATTTaagtcatgtttttatttttaaaaagttttaaaaataccataaatTCTCATTATAAGGTCAGCCAAAAATAGCATGTATGTTTAGAGGCCTAATTTATCTCACTAGAAGCCAACTGCACATACTTGCAGTTGTTCCTGGTGATTGTTTTCACAAACATTACTCAAGACCAAGGGTCATTCCAAGTATCCATGGTCTAAACTGTCTACAAAGTACAGCAACAAGGAGAATGAAAGGATAGTAGCAGAAACTTGATGAAATTGCATGTGACAGTTAAAAGTATACAAATTTCTACTAACCTTTTATGCTTACTACAGACCATAAAGAACGAGGTAAAGAGGCAAAGACGGTACTAACGGGCCTCTGGTATACCTTAATAATCTTAGTTCTTAAGTCTTTGAGGGTAACAGAGTCACAGCAATGGGGTGGGATTTtttgttaaaacaaaaacaaaaaacaaaagcttaGCCCAGCTTGAAGTTATTTTGGCCTTTTCTAAACTCTTTATTCAGTTACTCAGCTATCTGGTAAAAGTATTCAATGGAGCATGTAAAACCATAATGTGTATATAAATGTCTTATTCCCCAAATATTGGGAACTTTTTGTAAATATCTGCTATAGAAAACCatcatatgtaaataaaaattaaacatgagCTACTATCAAACAAAACATGGCTATAGTTAACTGGCATTAACAATCTAAAGCATACTGAAGACATCATTTCATCTTCATAAATTTTTCAAGAACTTTTATGGCCTATTTAAacctaagattaaaaaaaaaggtaaaagactCAAAAGCAAAGCAAGACCAAACCAAAAACCCTCAAGTGTTAAGTCTTCCTAAGAACTAATCTTTGAACtctcaatataaaaatttttagtatattttgggAAAGTTTTCACAATGTGCTGGCTAAAGGCAAAATTACATGTTAGTATGACTTTtatctatatatacatgtttgtatacataaatacatatattccaCAGTAAATGGTAGGTCCAATTTCAAAATTAAGGAATGCCCACCCAGTACCTTTATAAAATAGCTAGTTACAGAGGACAAGCGCAGCTATGTAAAGCACATGCAACTTTTCCTTTCTAAACTATGTGCAAGTCACAGGGTCAGAGACTAAAGCAGATACATAGGTAATCCATATGTGTACAaactaaaagaattaaaatgtagTGAAGAAGATGGGGACATTAACAAGATTAAttacaaatgaaatcatatgcAGAAATTAATGAAGGCATAGcctaaagaaatttttaattagaaaaggtCTAAGTTTATATAAAAACTTAAATGTGAAACAGACAGCATAATGTCCTAGTACACAGTAAGTGGTAACTAAAGCTCCTTTATTGGTTTCTAAGTGTTTCCTTGTGTATTATatgaagagcagagagaaaaaaatcaccatgAGAGATTATCAATTTGCAAAATGTGAaaaatggtgatggttgcattaAGATTTATAGCTAAGtgtcaagcttccctggtagctcagtcagtaaagaacctgcctgcagttgCAGGgtacccagatttgatccctggttcgggaagatcccctggagaaggaaatggcaaaccactccagtatacctgcctggaaaattccatggacagaggagcctggcaggctgcagtccatggggtcgcaaagagtcgagcacaactgagcgacagacACCAGGTTGTGAAATAAAGGAATACCTAAAGGGTTTCAGTCTCTTTTCTCAACATCTTGCCTTCTGCCTGCCCTTTTCCCTTGTCCTAGCATATATTCATTATGGTCATGTAAGCCCAATACCCTACCATTCACTACGTGTCAGCATGTGGCCAAACTATCCCCATTAAACTTGGACTCATTAGCATTCAGCCTCCATCCCCCTACCTTGTGGACAGGTGACGAGATTTCATCTTCTTGGGGTCTTTTTAGTCCTCTCTTTAAAATGCTGGTGGATGGAGAAGCCAGAGGAGACCACACACAACGTGTGTGCATGCCACTAGGACTCTCGTTTGCTGACATGAGTAAAGGATCAATATCCTTTAATTTTTGAGGAGATGTATTACTGTCTTCTGAGATCAGTCCAGAAACACCTGTTTCAGATGTCAGAGGTTGTGGTATCTCCTCTACTTTCTCTGAAGTATGGTGAACTTCCGGTAAAGTTTCATTACTTTCCACTACCATCTGATTGTCATCTAACTGTGTTTCCTCCAATTTATTAGGTTCAATATTCGTTTCAGTTTTGTTAGGGTCAACCTTTCCTTCTTCCGTGATCATCTCAAGCGTGTCAGGAACAAAGCTATTGACTTCTGTATCTAACCCCTTTGTTTCAGCTTCTACAGGCAGAGAAGCTGTGGTAGTTAAatcttcctcttctgtttcaGTGACGTGGTCAGATTCAGTAGTCACCTCACCAACCACTGTTTTTTCACAATTTTTCATTTCAGCGTTCATTTCTTCAGATGAGCCTGGATCAGATTCATCACTTCCTCTGCCTAGCTCCCCCACCGTCATTTGTTCAGAGATCTCTACCTGAGCATTCCCTTTTACAGGTGTCGGGTTATCAGAATAATCAGCAGCTGAATTAAATTCCTCAGTTACTGCTTCATCGACTTTCAGTGATTCAGGTGTATCCattctttcactgttttcctcTGTTACTTCTTTCTCTGCAATACCAGTTTTGACACTCTCTTGTTCAGAGAAGCTGGCTTCAGACTGATCATTTTCTATATTCAATTCCATAGCATCTACTACTTCTGGATTTGATTCTGCATTTGATTCAACAATAACAATGTTCTCTGTACTCAATTTCTCTTTTGGAGTGGCCTCTGACTCTTCTTCTTTGGTCTCCGAAGAAAAACATTCCAATGCAATATCTTTGGAAACATCTAAATTTGGGTCAACAGTTTTACATTTCTTATTAGATGGCTCCTGACTTTCTAGAGATATTGCTTCCTCAGAATCCCTATGAgaagtttctttaaattttatcatttcagaAGGAAGAAAGCTTTGAGTAGTATTTTCTTTCAACTCAGTTTCAGGTATAATTAATGAATCATTAGTAGTATCATTCTCTTCCTTGAGATCCAAATGAAAATTCACACTATGATGCTCATCTAAAAGTTTAACCTCCGAGTACAGATCAGCTTTCGAAATTTCTGAAATAGATACAGGTGTTTCCACATctgtcttttctgtttcattgacttttaCATCGTAATTTTCTGTATCCTTTAACTCAGTAAATGACTTTTCCTGAGGCTGTGATTTTTCTCCACAACAATCACAACCTTTAGATCGCCTCACCCTCCTACTTCTCTTGTGCTGGCATTCTACTGTTTGAAGAGttttttcagaaagcaaagaaatgtctGATGTCCCTATTTTTGAGGATTCCCCCATGCTATTTTCTATAGAATCTCGCTTATGTAACCTCTTATTGGCATTTCTAGTCCTTAGATTTGATTCTGGTACAGAAGGATTTGAAAAGGAATGTTCTGCATCTTTGttacttttactttttccctCAGAAGTATTCAATACATCATCATAAACTTGCAATAAATCTGGAGATACTGCAGAATCTTGAAGAGTTACAGTAttactttcctctcttttttcacAGATTTGAGATTTTATATCGTTGTCTACTTCAGGATTCCCTTGTGCCTGATTTTCAACTTTTATACATTCCTGTTGTACCATTTTCTCTTCTTGATCTTCAATGTCAACACTGTCACTGCTTTTGTTCTTCCATTTTCCagatcttttctttttagaaccttcttcttttgcctcagAACTATCAGATTCTGAGTTTTCAATGCTGGAAAGTAAACCCTGGGATGCTCTTCTCGTTTGATATCGTGTTCGTCCCCTTACTGGTTTCTCAGAGGATTTATCTACAATGTCCTGCACACCATCTCCTTCAGATTTAGTATTCTCAAGATCTGGCTTCCTTCTATTTTcatcagtttcagcattagcactGGTCTCCCCAAAAGCCTTCTCATGTAAATTATTTCCTTTGTCAACTAAGTTTTCCTGTACACTTTGTTCAGAAATCAATTTTTGCTTAGGTAAAACATCATCTTTTACATGTAACAGACTCTTCTGTGgagtcttttcttcttctttacgTCTTTCCCTTTTTTgatgattattttctttatcttggcTATCAGTGGTTGGTTCTGCTATTTCTGAACGTCGCCTTAAAGATCGCCTAAGGGTTTTCTGATTTGGAGTTACCTGAATATGACTATCCTCACTTACTGTCTGATCCGTTATTATGGCTGGGGGTGTATTTTCTTTGGATTCCAAGTTGATTTCTAAGGCTCTCTCTTCTACAGTATTGTTTTCTAATAATACAGTATTCTCCACTGTTGATTTAAGCATTGTATCCTCACACTCCACTGTAGATTCAGAGAGATGAACCTGATTATCTAACACACATTCTGTCTGATTACTCAAGCCAGGTGGGTTATTTTCTAAGGCTATTGTGCCATCAACAGATTCTTGAGTACTTTTCTCTTGTTCAGATCTCATTAAGGGTTTAGACTTTTTACTCCCTATTGGTTCAGGTTTACTCGACCTTCGGCTTGATCTCTTAGTCCCATGTGTTTTTTCAGAGTCAGGTTTGGAAAGAGccacttctcttttctttgcttttgatgGATTATCTGTTTTAGCCATGCCTTCCTGGTTATTTTTCACTATTACAGTTGATGACATACTATTCAAGGGTGACGGACTAAAAGGTCTATTTTCTGAACCATCAAACTTTTCCAAAGTAATAAAGGATTGCCTTCGACTTGTAGGCTGTAAGGGAGCTCCAGAAATGGTGGCATTAGAAACCGAGCTACTGGGGACACCAAATGGATTTTCTGTAGTAGATGCACATTCAGTTGGTTTATTTGAAGCAATTAAAGCTTTTTTTCTGGCATCATTATTACTGCTCGGTATTTTTGGACTGGTTTCCTCAATAGAACCACACTCATTATTCAAAAGGGAAGCCTTTTCAAGATGTTCATCCATACCGCAGTTTTCCATAACATGTTGAGGAACGACAATGTCATTCTCCTTTTGTTCCTCCTGCACaaaaatgtacacatacatacagatcAATCGGCAAATAAGTCTGACTTTCTGGAGAAATTCTGTTTAAAACTTTAGCAATTCAAAGGGCACTCTGACTTTCAACATTTTGCAAATATTCCAAAGATGATGGTAGATGCTCATTAATTTGTGTTTCCAATTAAGTAGTCGATAAAGCCAAATACATTTAAACAAACATGCACTCACACAGATACAGATCCACACATAAAACAACTATAATTCTGCTAAAGACACTAAGAAGAGTTAAGACATTATAGAACAAATCTTAACATTAATATAAGAGACTCAATAATGGAAAGCTGATTTGAAAAACcccaaaatatgaaaataacaatataccttaaataccatcttggagtcttcttttgatttttcagttaAAGTAGAAATTTCCCTGAAATAAATAAGTGTGCAAGTTAGAATACTGTTAATAAAGAACCAGAAAATCAGTTACTTCAGCAATTTCTATACTTACATAGATTCTTCCTGACTATactgagaaaataaagtatcttGTGAAACATCCAGATTATTATACATGGCAGGAATATCACACCTGAAAAAGATTTTAAGACTAACTTTGATATTGTGTCTATTAAGTCTCTCaaacatgtctgactctgcatccacatgaactgtagcccaccacactcctctggtccatggaattctttcatCCATGAATACtgatttccttctgcaggggatctttccgactcaagGATTAAACctagatttcctgcattgcaggcagattctttactgcttgagcaatcagggaagccccttgagagTACcctgaatagcaaggagatcaaactactcaaccctaaaggaaatcaaccctgaatattcattggaaggactaatgctgaagctgaaactccaatactttggccacctgatgcaaacagcagactcattggaaacgaccctgacgctcagaaagattgagggcaggagaaacatggagatggatggatggtatcaacaacacaatggacatgagttggagcaaactcagggagacagtgaaggacacagaaggctggcgtgctgcagtctatagggttgcgaagagtcagacatgacttagccactaaacaacaacttcaATACTTGATATTCTTACAATTAAGCTTACAATTCTACATCTAGTTACCTTTTAAGAACAATATAAAGTCAAGTCTTAGATGCCTGTTTCCCAGATTTTCCATGAAACCATTTCCCTAATCTTTCAAGACCTTAATAAAGGGATTCAGTTTAGGAACATTTGGTGCATTTCAAGATAGCCACATTTCATAGTGTGTTGGGCTATGTACAAtctttttgacatttaaaatacaGTACAATATACACTATCTTAGTTCTAAACTCAAAATTACATTTGCTGCATGAAATCTAAAGTACAGAAAACTCAATTCAAGATAAAAGTACTACAAACCTCTTTGTTTTGAGTACTTCTTTCTGGTGTTCAGTTAgtattctttcctttgtttcttttacttCTGGAGGTATAAACACAAAGTCAGTAGACTTTTCTTCTTCCAAAGGCATTTCACACTTTGCTTTTGGAGTTGAAGACTCTAGTTTCAACTGGAAATTGAAACAGTAAATGcacattttaagtttttaaattattttccaatacATCAATCAATCTCTTTGGCACTCTGATAATGGTTTTTGATGATTAAGAAGTTTGAAGTTCAAACCTATAGGATATTCCTGCATAATTATAATTAGTATTGTCcctagttttcttttcattttgcctgTATTAAatactcagaaaataaaattacacctCTTTAAGAAGTAGGCAAATGTGTGCTTACCAGGAAAGCATGGGCAAATGTGTTTTTCAGCCCAGCACGCAGAAATCAAGTGGTTTGGCAGGAAAAAAGTACATCCGTGATTTCAAGTTGAAGCACAAACTACTCAAGTAAAAGTTGTCAAAATCATATGCCCGACATACTAATATTGGTACCTAATGCCACTTTTACACAATTTCAGCACAGCTGTTTCCATTTTACTTTATAATGCTATAAGACTGTGTCaaagttattctttaaaaatacattctctTTCTAGTCAAGAAAGGAAGCTCTAAAATATTCTCCTTTCAtcctacctgctgctgctaagtcacttcagtcatgtccgactctgtgcgatcccatggactgcagcctaccaggctcctctgtccaggggattttccaggcaagagtactggagtgggttgccattgcaacttcactttcacttttcactttccggcactggagaaggaaatggcaacccactccaatgttcttgcctggagaatcccagggatgggggagcctggtgggctgctgtctatgaggttgcacagagtcggacacgactgaagcgacttagcagtagcaggtaGGATGAAAGGAGAATATTTTAGAAGTTATTCAAATCTAGTTTCATTCTATCTGAAGAGGGTTACTGCCTGGAGTAGTTATACTAAATAAATGCTTAGTATTATACAGATTTAACTTTACTAAGAAGTAATCATCTCCCAAAGTGTCAAGATTTCCATACCATCTT
Encoded proteins:
- the RIF1 gene encoding telomere-associated protein RIF1 isoform X5, whose amino-acid sequence is MTAADQSPLAPLLETLEDPSASLGEQTDAYLTLTSRMTGEDGKEIITEIEKKLPQLFKVLKAHIASQNSELSSAALQALGFCLYNPKIASGLSEINIQELLSKLNDIVKSSDKNVRTRALWVISKQTFPTEVVGKVVSSIIDSLEIVFNRGEMHSAVVDYEALNVIIRLIEQAPVQMGEESIRWAKLVIPLLVHSAQKVHLRGATALEMGMPLLLQKQQEIASITEQLMTTKLLSELQKLFMSKNETYVLKLWPLFVKLLGKTLHRSGSFINSLLQLEELGFRSGAPMIKKIAFIAWKSLIDNFALNPEILCSAKRLKLLMQPLSSIHVRTETLALTKLEVWWYLLMRLGPHLPANFEQVCVPLIQSTISIDSNASPQGSSSRVATPGLNPVTPVHKGASPYGSPITPRMNLNSNFGMATIPSIQLLGLEMLLHFLLGPEVVSFAKQNKLILSLEPLEHPLISSSSFFSKHSNTLITAVHDSFVAVGKDASDVVINAIWKELISLVKSVIESGNKKERPGSEVLTLLLKSLESIVNSEVFPVLKTLVLMEITIKGLPQKVLGSPAYQVANMDILNGTPALFLIQLIFNNNLLECGVEDERFFLNLETLVGCVLSGPTSPLAFSDSVLNVINQNAKQLDNKEHLWRMWNIIVTPLTELINQTNEVNQGDALEHNFSAIYGALILPINHIFPAQKIPMVTMKTLLKTWSELYRAFARCAALVATAEENLCCEELSSKIMSSLEDEGLSNLLFLDRITHIITVMVDCIDFSPYNIKYQPKTKSPQRPTDWSKKKKEPLGKLASLIKLIVRVICSFHTLSLKEVHSDTLLTIGNSITSILSSVLGRISLPSMIRNIFATLTRPLALFYENSKFDEVPKVYSCMNNKLEKLLGEIIACLHVSYTGTYDSELLEQISPLLCIIFSHKNKQIRKQSAQFWNATFAKVTMLIYPEELKPILKQAKQKSLLLLPGLENVEIMEESSGPYSDTTENSQLNMKISGMERKSSGKRDSFLAQTKDTKDSMKPPAKLKLESSTPKAKCEMPLEEEKSTDFVFIPPEVKETKERILTEHQKEVLKTKRCDIPAMYNNLDVSQDTLFSQYSQEESMEISTLTEKSKEDSKMVFKEEQKENDIVVPQHVMENCGMDEHLEKASLLNNECGSIEETSPKIPSSNNDARKKALIASNKPTECASTTENPFGVPSSSVSNATISGAPLQPTSRRQSFITLEKFDGSENRPFSPSPLNSMSSTVIVKNNQEGMAKTDNPSKAKKREVALSKPDSEKTHGTKRSSRRSSKPEPIGSKKSKPLMRSEQEKSTQESVDGTIALENNPPGLSNQTECVLDNQVHLSESTVECEDTMLKSTVENTVLLENNTVEERALEINLESKENTPPAIITDQTVSEDSHIQVTPNQKTLRRSLRRRSEIAEPTTDSQDKENNHQKRERRKEEEKTPQKSLLHVKDDVLPKQKLISEQSVQENLVDKGNNLHEKAFGETSANAETDENRRKPDLENTKSEGDGVQDIVDKSSEKPVRGRTRYQTRRASQGLLSSIENSESDSSEAKEEGSKKKRSGKWKNKSSDSVDIEDQEEKMVQQECIKVENQAQGNPEVDNDIKSQICEKREESNTVTLQDSAVSPDLLQVYDDVLNTSEGKSKSNKDAEHSFSNPSVPESNLRTRNANKRLHKRDSIENSMGESSKIGTSDISLLSEKTLQTVECQHKRSRRVRRSKGCDCCGEKSQPQEKSFTELKDTENYDVKVNETEKTDVETPVSISEISKADLYSEVKLLDEHHSVNFHLDLKEENDTTNDSLIIPETELKENTTQSFLPSEMIKFKETSHRDSEEAISLESQEPSNKKCKTVDPNLDVSKDIALECFSSETKEEESEATPKEKLSTENIVIVESNAESNPEVVDAMELNIENDQSEASFSEQESVKTGIAEKEVTEENSERMDTPESLKVDEAVTEEFNSAADYSDNPTPVKGNAQVEISEQMTVGELGRGSDESDPGSSEEMNAEMKNCEKTVVGEVTTESDHVTETEEEDLTTTASLPVEAETKGLDTEVNSFVPDTLEMITEEGKVDPNKTETNIEPNKLEETQLDDNQMVVESNETLPEVHHTSEKVEEIPQPLTSETGVSGLISEDSNTSPQKLKDIDPLLMSANESPSGMHTRCVWSPLASPSTSILKRGLKRPQEDEISSPVHKIAEMAKESVPCPTESVYPALVNCVAPVEIILPQITSNMWARGLGQLIRAKNIKTIGDLSTLTASEIKTLPIRSPKVSNVKKALRMYHEQQVKSRGLEEIPVFDISEKTINGMENKSVSPDEERLASDLIDPVALEAPLSKNLVAQISALALQLDSEDLYNYSGSQLFEMHEKLGSMANSIIKNLQSRWRSPAHENSF